From Candidatus Methylomirabilota bacterium:
CGTCTACCGGCGCGATCACGCGATCCCGACGCCGTGGCCGGTCGCCGAACGGATCCTCGTCTGCGTGAGCCCGAGCCCGTTTGCCCGGCGCGTCGTGCGGGCCGCCCGCCGGATGGCGGCCGGGCTCCGGGCCGAGTGGTGGGTCGCCTACGTCGAGACGCCGGCCCACGCCCGCCTCTCCGCGGAGGACCGCGACCGCGTGGCGGAGACCCTCCGCCTGTCCGAGCAGCTCGGCGCCCGGACGGTCACCCTGACCGGCCAGAGCGTGGCCGAGGAGACCGTCGTCTACGCGCGCGAGCGGAACGTCAGCAAGATCGTGGTGGGGAAGCCCGGCGGATCGCGCTGGCGGGAGGCGTTGTCCGGCTCGGTGGTGAACGAGCTGATCCGCAAGAGCGGGGACATCGACGTCTACGTCATCACGGGCGAGCGCGAAGTCGCCGAGCCCGGGCGCTTCAGGCCCCGGCCCCATGCGACCGACTGGGCGGGATATGCCACGGCCGTCGGCGTCGTCGCCTTCTGCACGACCCTCGCCTGGCTCCTGTTCCCGGCCTTCGAGATGGCGAACCTGGTGATGGTGTATCTCTTGGGGGTCGTGCTGGTCGCCGCCCGGTGGGGCCACGGCCCATCCATCCTCGCGTCCGTCCTGAGCGTCGCCGCCTTCGATGTCTTCTTCGTCCCGCCTTACCTCTCGTTTGCCGTGTCCGACAGTCAATACCTCGTCACCTTCGCGGTCATGCTGGTGGTCGCCGCCGTCATCAGCACGCTCACCGTGCGCATCCGGCAACAGGCCGAGTCGGCTCGCCAGCGCGAGCGCCGGACGACAGTGCTGCACGAGATGAGCGGGGAGCTCGCGCGCCTGCGCGGCGTGGACGAGCTCGTCCGGGCGGCGATCCGCCACATCGGCGAGGTCTTCGCCAGCGAGGTCGCGGTGTTCCTTCCGGACGCGAGCGGTCGCCTGGTGACCCGGGCGGGAAGCCTCCTCACGCCGGAGGACGACCCGAGCGAGCACGGCGTCCGCCAGTGGGCCTACGAGCACAGCCAGCCGGCCGGGCTCGGCACCGAGACGCTGCCGGGCGCGCGGGCCCTCTACCGGCCCCTCCTCGCCTCGCGCGGCACGATCGGGGTGCTCGGCGTCCGGCCGGCGGCGCCCCAGGCGTTCGCGGCGCCCGAGCAGCGGCACCTGCTCGAAGCCTTCGCCGCCCAGACGGCGCTCGCGATCGAGCGCGCCCTCCTGGCGGAGGAAGCCGAGCAGGCCCAGCTGCGGACCGAGTCCGAGCGGCTCCGCGACACGCTGCTCAGCTCCGTCTCCCACGACCTCCGGACGCCGCTGGCGACCATCACCGGCGCCGCCAGCAGCCTGCTCGAAGCCGGAGATCATCTGGATCGGGCGGCGCGCCGGGAGCTCCTCCAGGTCATTCGCGAGGAGGCCGAGCGGCTCAACCGTCTGGTCCACAACCTGCTGGACATGACGCGGCTGGAGTCCGGCGCGCTCCAGATCCGGAAGGAGTGGCATCCGCTGGAGGAGATCGTGGGGGCGGCCCTGGCGCGACTCGGGACGCGCCTCGAGGACCGGCCGGTGACGACGCGGCTGCCGCCGGACCTCCCGCTGGTGCCGCTCGACGGGGTGCTGGTGGAACAGGTGCTCATCAACCTCCTCGACAATGCCCTCAAGTACACTCGGGCCGGCAGCCCGCTCGAGATCGCCGCCACCGCCGGCGACGATCAGGTCGCGCTCGAGATCGCGGATCGCGGGCCGGGCTTGCCGCCCGGGGAGGAGACCCGCGTGTTCGACAAGTTCTACCGGGGCCGGCTGACCGGGACGGAGCGCGGGGTCGGTCTGGGGCTGGCCATCTGCCGCGGGATCATCGAGGCGCACGGCGGCGGGATCTCGGCCGCGAATCGCCCGGGCGGGGGCCTCGTGTTCCGGGTCACGCTGCCGCTGGCCGAGAAGCCGCCGGAGATCCCGGCCGACGATGACTGACGCGCCCGGGGCGGATCCCGTGGCGCCGGGGGAGCGCCAGGGTCCCGCCGCCGAGTCCGGCGGCGGCGCGGTCGTCGTCGTGATCGAGGACGAGCCGCAGATCCGACGGTTCCTCCGGCCGACGCTGGGGGGAGAAGGGTATCATCTCGTCGAGGCGGGCACCGGCGAGGAGGGCGTGATGCAGGTGGCCACCCGGCAGCCCGACATCGTGATCCTCGACCTCGGGCTGCCGGACATGGACGGCCTGGAGGTGCTCCGGCGGCTGCGGGAGTGGACGGCGGTGCCGATCATCGTGCTCTCGGCCCGCGGGCAGGAGCGCGACAAGATCGCCGCCCTCGACGCCGGGGCCGACGATTACGTGGCCAAGCCCTTCGCGGTGGGCGAGCTCCTCGCCCGCATGCGGGTCGCCCTGCGCCACGCCACCGGTGCCGCCCGGGAGCCGGCCGACTCGACCTTCGTCGTCGGCGACATCCGGGTCGACCTGGGGCGCCGCCGCGTGTTCGTCGGCGGGGCGGAGGTCCACCTCACGCGCACCGAGTACAAGCTGCTCACCACGCTCATCCGGCACGCCGGCAAGGTGCTCACCCACCGGCAGCTCCTGCAGGAGGTCTGGGGTCCGCCGTACGCCGAGCAGACGCATTACCTCCGGGTCTACATGGCGCAGCTCCGTCACAAGCTCGAGACCGATTCGACCCGCCCCCGCTTCCTGCTCACCGAGCCCGGAGTCGGGTATCGGCTCATCACGGACTGAGGGCCGAGGGCGCCGGGATGCGACGGTCATCGGCCACGGCGCTAGAATCTGGCTGATGGGCGGGTATCGGTTCCTTGACGACGTCGCCATCGCCGACGTCGCCTTCGAGGCCTGGGGGGACACTCTCGCCGATCTCTTCGCGGCCTGTGGCCAGGCCACCTTCGCCGTCATGGTGGACCTCGAGCACGTCGAGCCCAGGCAGGCCGTCCAGATCGAGCTGGCGAACGAGACGCTCGAGGGGCTGCTCTTCGAGTGGCTGGCCGAGCTCGTCTTCCGGAAGGACGCCCACTCGATGTTCTTCGCCCGGTTCCAGGTGACGGTGGACCAGGTGGACGGCCGGTTCGTCCTGACGGCGACCGCGGCGGGAGAGCCGATCCGGGCGGACCTGCCCATGCGGCTCGACGTGAAGGCGCCGACCGCCCACATGCTCGAAGTGACGCGGTCGAACGAGGGATGGCGGACTCGCGTCATCCTGGATGTGTGAGAGCCCCATGCGGATCATCGCCCACGTCGACATGGACGCCTTCTATGCCGCCGTGGAGGAGCGCCATCACCCCGAGCTCCGCGGGCGACCGATCGTCACCGGCGCCGATCCGAAGGGCGGGATGGGGCGAGGGGTCGTCACCACCGCGAACTACGCGGCCCGGAAGTACGGCATCCGGTCGGCCATGCCCATCTCCCAGGCCTGGCGGCTCGCCGAGACCGCCCGGCGGCGAGGGGAGCCGGCGACGGCGTTCCTCCGAGGCAACCACGCCCTCTATCGGGAGGTGTCGGGGCGGATCATGACCATCGTCGCCGCGGACGCGGTCGCCTTCGAGCGGGCGAGCATCGACGAGGCGTACGTGGACCTTTCGGCGCTCGGCGGCTTCGAGCCGGCCGAGGCGCGCTGTCGCGCGCTGAAGGCGGAGATCGTCCAGCGCGAGGG
This genomic window contains:
- a CDS encoding sensor histidine kinase KdpD — encoded protein: LEEARERRGAGADVVVGYVEPHGRPETEALLVGLEPVPPRLVEYRGTRLREFDLDAALARRPALILVDELAHTNAPGSRHAKRWQDVQELLAAGIDVYSTVNVQHLESLNDVVAKITGVQVRETVPDSVLEEADEVELIDLPPDDLIQRLKEGKVYVPGQVEEAVRKFFRKGNLIALRELALRTTAARVDAQMDVYRRDHAIPTPWPVAERILVCVSPSPFARRVVRAARRMAAGLRAEWWVAYVETPAHARLSAEDRDRVAETLRLSEQLGARTVTLTGQSVAEETVVYARERNVSKIVVGKPGGSRWREALSGSVVNELIRKSGDIDVYVITGEREVAEPGRFRPRPHATDWAGYATAVGVVAFCTTLAWLLFPAFEMANLVMVYLLGVVLVAARWGHGPSILASVLSVAAFDVFFVPPYLSFAVSDSQYLVTFAVMLVVAAVISTLTVRIRQQAESARQRERRTTVLHEMSGELARLRGVDELVRAAIRHIGEVFASEVAVFLPDASGRLVTRAGSLLTPEDDPSEHGVRQWAYEHSQPAGLGTETLPGARALYRPLLASRGTIGVLGVRPAAPQAFAAPEQRHLLEAFAAQTALAIERALLAEEAEQAQLRTESERLRDTLLSSVSHDLRTPLATITGAASSLLEAGDHLDRAARRELLQVIREEAERLNRLVHNLLDMTRLESGALQIRKEWHPLEEIVGAALARLGTRLEDRPVTTRLPPDLPLVPLDGVLVEQVLINLLDNALKYTRAGSPLEIAATAGDDQVALEIADRGPGLPPGEETRVFDKFYRGRLTGTERGVGLGLAICRGIIEAHGGGISAANRPGGGLVFRVTLPLAEKPPEIPADDD
- a CDS encoding response regulator, with protein sequence MTDAPGADPVAPGERQGPAAESGGGAVVVVIEDEPQIRRFLRPTLGGEGYHLVEAGTGEEGVMQVATRQPDIVILDLGLPDMDGLEVLRRLREWTAVPIIVLSARGQERDKIAALDAGADDYVAKPFAVGELLARMRVALRHATGAAREPADSTFVVGDIRVDLGRRRVFVGGAEVHLTRTEYKLLTTLIRHAGKVLTHRQLLQEVWGPPYAEQTHYLRVYMAQLRHKLETDSTRPRFLLTEPGVGYRLITD
- a CDS encoding archease, translating into MGGYRFLDDVAIADVAFEAWGDTLADLFAACGQATFAVMVDLEHVEPRQAVQIELANETLEGLLFEWLAELVFRKDAHSMFFARFQVTVDQVDGRFVLTATAAGEPIRADLPMRLDVKAPTAHMLEVTRSNEGWRTRVILDV